Genomic segment of Sutcliffiella horikoshii:
TTCTTCGTCCGCTAACAAATTTCTGTACAATTGAGTTTGTTTAGTTTGTGTGTTGTATTCTTCTAGTGACTCGTCAGCGATGACCACTACTTTTTCTAATAACTTATCAGACAAGTACTTGTAAAAAATCAATCCTAATAAGTAGTTTTTATACTCGGATGCATCCATTTTGCTTCGCAAGTTGTCTGCGGCACTAAATAATTTTTGGTTTAATCCTGCCATGTTTCGTTCCCCACTTCTTTTTTGTTTGACTAGTAATCTAGTTTTCTCAAAATCTCTAAATATAGCTGTTCCTCAAGGTCTGCTTGTTTCTTAGCTAGGGCTTGCTGCTTTCTTAAATAAAAGTAAGCTTTTCCAATTGTCCGTTGTTTCTCAAGAGTTGGTAGCTTGATTTCCAACTCTTTTAGTATGGATGGGGTCAATTTAGGTACAGTACTTCCTTGCATGCTAATAGCCATCTGCTTTTTCATTGAGTGTGACTCGTTCAACGCATAACATAAATAGCTGCTATCCAACCCATCGTGCTTAATAATGAGTTTCGCGAAGTTTTGGTTGATAATCTTCCCTTGGTTTACGTCACTCACTATTCCGGCTTTGGAACTTACAAAACTAAAAACAACATCTCCAGCACGACTTATGTAACCATCATATTGATTTTCATCATTACTAGTACGAGTTTTATTGTTTAGAAATAATCCTTCTAAATCATGGATTAAATCTTCGTACGAATAAGCCACTAAAGTTAAATCGCCTTTCTCGTTTCCCCTAGATAAGTTTCTACCAATTTTAACGGTTACCACATCTTCAAGTTTCATATCCCGCCCTCTTTTATGTAATTCTCTGAAATTACAATTAAATCGTATCACTCATAAATTAATTCGTCAACAATTTAAACGTAATTTCAAAGAATTACATCAAATTTGTTGGGTGTATCATCCTCTTCAACTTTTAAATAAAGCCAATAGGTTGTCCCACTTTTGTCATTTTTTAAATCCAGAAGTGGAAAGGAAGGTTGCCGCCCTTGATGTCAGCAGTGGACCAAAAACATGGCAACGAATCTACTAGCTGCATTAAATAGAATTAAGCTAACAAGGGAAATTACTGAACAAACTTAATTACAAGGTAACACTATTTTCAGATGTGTAGCCCCCACTAAAATAAAAAAATCGATCCTCAGGTCTTTCTCAGTTAGTTGTACTTTCACAGACATTACAGAACGCTTCTTTTGAAATCCCTATAGATGTTGTAGAGTCTGTAGGTTTGGACTTCTCTTTTTTGTAAAGGTACTAATATAGGGTTATACTCTAGTATTTTATCTATCGATTCTAAAGTACTTATATATAAGAGTAATATTCTAATCTTTCCTATACCTTCACGGGATCTTTTAACATAGCTTGTAGTTCTTTTATAATTTGT
This window contains:
- a CDS encoding restriction endonuclease subunit S; amino-acid sequence: MKLEDVVTVKIGRNLSRGNEKGDLTLVAYSYEDLIHDLEGLFLNNKTRTSNDENQYDGYISRAGDVVFSFVSSKAGIVSDVNQGKIINQNFAKLIIKHDGLDSSYLCYALNESHSMKKQMAISMQGSTVPKLTPSILKELEIKLPTLEKQRTIGKAYFYLRKQQALAKKQADLEEQLYLEILRKLDY